DNA from Brevibacterium sp. 'Marine':
TGCCAGGGCCGTACCGGCGGTGATCGGGGCGACGAAGACCCCGTTGACGGCCCCGAAGTTCCTCGTCCCCCACCGATCGGAGACCGCCGTGGCCTGCAGCAGAGTCATGCAGCCGCGCACTCCGCCGCCGAGCATGGCGATGCCGATGAGCAGCCAGATCGGTCCGGGAATCAGGGCGAGCAGCCACAGGCCGACGGCTCCCGAGGCGAAGAGGACGACCGTGCGCGCCCGCGTCGACGTGTGCCGCTCGAGGCTCGGATAGCCGAATCGTCCCGCGACCTGACCAAAGCCGACGAGCCCGAGCGCGATGGCGGCCAGGCTGTAGTCGGCACCGCGTTCGATGATGAGCGGGATGATGTTGATCGTCACCGCGAAGAGGGTGAACGTGGCGATCGCGACGGCGATCTGCAGGGTGATGAAGCGCGGGTGCCGCGTGACCTGGCGCAGTTCGTCCCGGCTCGGCTTCACCAGCGACGCGGCTGCCTCGTCCGTCCAGGTCCGGTTGAGGAAGAACAGATGCATCGGCAGGGCAAGGACCACGAGCAGACCGGCGAGCACCCAGTAGGTTCCGCGCCACCCGCAGACGTCGATGAGCCACGCGATGATCGGGGCGAACACCGTCGAGGCGAGCCCGCCGACGAGCGTGATCGTCGTCAGCGGCTTCGTCCTCTCGGACCCGTACCAGCGGGTGACGACGGCGAACGCCGGCGGATAGAGGGTCGCGGCTTGGGCGAAGCCGGCGAGGACCCAGGCGAGGAAGAACACGGGAAGATTCGGTGCGATCGCGACGAGGGCGAGCGCGACGACCCCGATGACCGTTCCGGTCCCCATGATCAGCTTCGGTCCGTGAGCGTCGAGAAGACGCCCGACACTCGGTCCCACCAGTGCGGAGACGATGAGCCCGACGGTCAGCGCCGCCGTCACCGTCGTGTGGCTCCAGCCCGTATCGTCCGAGATCGGGGTGACCGCGACCGGCAGCGAGTAGTAGAGCAGTCCCCAGCAGACGAGTTCGGCCACGCACAGCGCCGCCAGTCCTCCGCGCGGCTTATCGGTCGTCATCGGTGACCTCGCCGAGGCGGTGCGGATCGAGAGGGGAGCAAACGACGTCGACATCGGCACCCCCGCCGAGGCGGCCCGACGTCCCCGCCCCGGCCGCGGTCCGCAACCGGTTCAGTGCCGTATCCCACGGGATGCGTTCCTGTTCGAGCCTGACGCTGCCTTCGGCGCGGAGCCGTTCGAAGGCCCGCGCCTCGGTGCCGGTGAGGGTGCTGAAGGCGCCCGTCGTCGGTGTCGGTTCCGGCACCCACAGGTCGGCATGGGCGAGCAGGGTCGCTTCGTCCATGAGCACGGATTCGACCTTCGGCAGGTGGCTGCGCAGGCGGTTGAGGATCGCGAATCCGTGGGAGTCGAGGTCGCCCCAATAGATCACGCGCGCTCCGGCGACCCAGTCCAGGCGAGCGACCCCGTCGACGGCATAACCGGACCCGTGCACGGCCACGGCGCCTGGCCATTCCGGCATGGCGAGCACGGATTCGAGGTTCTCGAAGACGAAGACCAGCCGCGGTGAAACGGGCAGTCGTCCGAGCTGGGAGATCGGTGCGGTGATGTCCTCGAGTGGGACGTCGAGGAGCCTCGGATCGAGGATGCGCATGCGCAGTCGCGGTTCGGCATCGAGGACGGTCACCGCATCCGGGCGGCCGATCCCGGTCAGCAGAGCAGTGACGAGGCTGCGGTGGGTCTCGAACCACTTCGAGTCGACGCCGCGGATCGGCAGCTGCCTCGGTCGCAGCGAACCGAGTCGGTGAGCGCCCAGCCAGTCGACGACGTCGACGACCGTGGCGAAGACGGGGGCGGACAACGAGAGGATCCGCTTCGCCTGCGACCGGATCGCCGCGGCAAGGGAGGTCTTGTCCTCATCAGCCTCGGCATCTGCGTCACCGATCGCTTCGGTGCCGTTCGATGCGGGTCCCAAACGTTCTCGGATCAGCTGAGCCCGGTCGCGTAGGATCCGCCAGTCTCGGGCGGTGTCGCCGCCGACGAAAGCGGCTACCTCGGCGGGCGTGGTCAGTCGCAGCCGGACGGGGACCTGCTGACGGCCGACGCGGGTCCAGTTGCGGTCGTCCCAATCAATGGTGAATCCCGCGGTATCCCCTGCCTTGCCTTCGAGCGCCCGCCAATTCGCCGCCCAATTCGCGGCGGCAGCCTGATCGGTGAGCACCTGCTTCTCCGTCGGCGGGTGGAGGGCGATCTCGACCCGCACTTCTTCGACGTGCTCCGCCGCCCAGGCGGCCATGGACGACGTCAGGCGCTTGCGCGCCTTCGCTCGGGCCTCGGCGACGGAGAGCATCGTCATTGGGCGTCCGACTCCTCGAACTCGAGCTCGACTTCACCGTCCACACGGACGCTCTCGGAACTGTCCGACCCCGGGGAACCACCTGTCCCGCCAGAGCCGACCGACTCCTCGCCCGCGCCATCAGCCGAACCTGATTCCGAGCCCGAGTCAGCTCCCGAAGCCTCCCCGCGCACGGACTCATCCCACACCATCGTCGAGGTCAGGGTCTTCTGCCGGCTCGGATTCTCGATCGAGGTCGCCGCTCCCACGTAGGGTTCGATCGTCTGCAGCAGCTTCTGCGGGGTGGCGAGCACCATGTGGAACCCGAACTCGATGAAGATGTCGAGAGCCATCCGGGTGTAGCGGGTGTCGGCTTTGTCGAAGGCCTCGTCGAGGATGATCGTGCCGTATTTCGAGATCGCCTCGTCCGGGTCCGCCAGCTGATACCGCAGCGCTGCCGCCAAGCAGAAGATCACGAGCTTCTGCTGCTGGCCACCGGACATCGCAGCGCCCGAATCGTAGGTGGCGTGTGCGCGCCCGTGGTCGTCGATCTCCTCGGCGAGGAAGCTCACGTGCAGACGGGTGTCCAGGCATTGGGTCTTCCACACCTTGTCGACGTGCTCGCTGGAGGCGAATCGGCGCATCACCTCGGCGAGGGTGTCGTACTTCTTCTCCGCGGTCTCCATATCGTCCTCGCCCCAGCTGCCGCTGGCGACGAGTCGAAGATCGGCGATGAAGGCGTTGACGGTCTCGGAGCGGCGGGTCTTGACTTTCAGCCGCAGGTACCGGTCCTCGTCGAACTGCGAGCGCAGCAGGGACGAATTGATCGGGGCGACCCGATCCTCGATCTCGCGCGGGGCGGCGTGGATCTCGTTGAGGAGTTCGCCGATGAGGTCACGGGAACGCTGCTGCAGCAGATCCCGGAAACGGTTCTCATGATCGGGCAGGCCGTGCGCTTCGATCTCATCGAGCATCGCCAGATAGGCCCGACGATCATCGACTTCGGCTGTGAGCTGGGACGACACCGACGGCCATGCGGCCTTGAACTCGGCGGCCAGCCGCGTCACTGACTGCCCCGACCGGCTTGCTTCGGCCTGTGCCCGGTCCTTCTCCTCCTGCAGCACCTGCGAGACCTGCTGGCCCACCTCGGCGAGGTTCTCCCTCTTGATGCTGCGTTGGATCTTGCGGAAGCGTTCGTCGAGCTGTTCGCCGAGGTGGCCCTCCACAACCGCTACCCGACCGGAGTTGACGTCGTCTTCGATCCGGGTGATGTTCGAGCGCAGACCCGTCGATTCTTCGTTCGCTCGGCGCAGGGCATAGTCGGCTTCGGACCTCGCGGTCTCGGCCGAGTCCTTGACTGCTTTCGCCTCACGTTCGGCGCCGATCGCCTGCTGCAGATCGCCGTCGGCGTCTTCGAGTTCGGCCAGCTGCCGTTCGAGAGTCGTGACTCTCTCGGCCGCGCCGTCGCGGTCGACGTCGCGCCAGGACTGTTCGCGAATGCCGGCGAGGATGCCGCGGCGGCGGTGAGCCTGTGCGGTTTCGGCGTCGGCGGCCGCGACCACCTGTTCGGCGGCGGCCAGTTCCGACTGAGCCTCTTTGAGGGATTCGACGAGGGCTTCGAGTTTCGCTTCGCGGTCGCCGAGGACCCATTGGCTGCGATCGTCGATGGCCCGCCGGTCGTCTTTTTCGTAGCGGGTGCGTGAGGTCTTGATCTGTCCTTTGACGGTGACGGCGCGCGGGTGGTCGTCGAGTTCGTCGGGGTAGTCGACGCAGGCGAAGTCGAATCGTTCGGACAAGGTGGTCCGGACCCAGTCGCCGAAGCCGGTGTCGGAGACACGCACCTTGGTCACCAGCGACTTCTCACTGCCGACGGGCCGAGGGCTCGGCACCGAGTGCGGGATCTCCTCGAAGACGAGTCGGCCGCGGATGCGGTGGGCGTCGACCCAGGTGCGCACTGCCGAGAGGTTCTCCGCCCGGACGAGGACGGTCAGCGCCATGGGGCGCAGCACTCGTTCGATCGCACCGGTCCACCGGGCCTCGTCGGGGTCGACTTCGATGAGTTCGGCGGCGAACGGCAGCGCCCTTTCGCTCAGACCGGTGCCGGCGGCGAGTTCGGAGCGGATCGCCAGGAGGTTGTTCGGTACGGTCGATCCGGACCGGCGCAGCGATTCGATCTCGCCTTCGAGTTCGCGCACCTTGGCCCTCGCTTGGGAGAACCGGTCATGGTCGGCGTGGCTGGGCCCGGCGACCTGCATGTCGTCGTCGAGGCTGGACGCGATCTGAGCCTGGAGTTCGGCGAATTCGGCGGCGGTGGTCGGGGCGCGCTCGATCCCGGCCTGCTCGAGTTGCCGGGCCAGTGACGCCCAGCGTTCGGCGATGGCGCGGCGTTCGGTCTCGGCTGTGTCGATGCGCTGCTGCAGGTGTTCGGCCTCGGAACCGCCGAGCTCGAGAGTGGCTCGCCTGGCCAAGTCGTATTCGTCGACGGCGGCATCGAAGTCGCGTTTCACGCGGTCGGCGGTGACTTCGAGTTCGACGATCTGCCGCGTCAGCGCCGACAGGTCGGCACGCAGGATATCGAGCTCGCGCCGCTTCTGGTACGGCAGCAGGGCTTCGCTCAGGGCGATCGACTTCGCGGCGATGTCATTGGCGGTCTCGAAGCGGGAGGCGGCTTCACGCAGCTGGAGCAGGTGGTCGCGCTGTTTGCGCAGCTGCACGACATGGTCGTGAGCGTCCTTGAGGTCACCGAACTGGGCGACGGCGGTGTCAGCGAGGTCGAAGGTCACCGGGGTTTCGAGCATATGGTCCCGGAAGAGCCGGTCGAGGCTGTCGAGGCTCTTCGCCGACTGGGTCTTGTGCAGCAGCTGGAGGGCGGACTCGTCGGCCATGCCGAAGGTCTTGCGCATCCGCGCATAGAACTTCCCGTGGGATCCGTTCGAGGTGATGACGGCATCAGGATGGTCGGCCTTGAGTTTGCGGGTCTCGAGGCCGGACCGGGCATAGTGCTGCAGGTCGGAGAGGTCGAGGTCGGCACGCTCGAGGATGCAGGCGTCGGAGAGGTCCGTCGCCTTCGTCGCCGACCCCTTGATGAAGAAGAGCCGGGCTAAGGACAGAGGTCTGTCGCTGCCGTTGTCGTAGCGGAGGATGATTCCGCTCCAGGTGGCGCGCGGGCGTAGATATTTGCTGACGACGCGGTCTTCGTCGGAGTCGGCGGTCCGGGTCCAGGCTCCGCGGACGTAGCTGACGAGGCTGCGCTGATCGAGACGAGCACCCGCGGTCTGAGCGGCGACGTTGAAGCGCAGCCACTTGTCCGGGGTGAGGACGGCGGCGATGCCGTCGAGCAGCGATGATTTGCCGGAACCGGAAGGACCGGTGATGAGGTGGCCCTTGTGGGAGACGGGGATCCGGTGGATGTCCGAGTCGAAGGTGCCCCAGTTCGCGATCTGGATCTCGCTCAGCCGCCACTGGCTGCCGACGTCGGGTCGGTTTGCTCCGCGGGCGCGCGCCTGATCGGCGACGAAGGCCGCGTCGAGCGGGAAGAGTGCCTCGGTCACGCGTCGTCCTCCTCGGTGACGGTGTCTGCATCGGTTTCGGTGGCGGCGACGGAACCGTCATCGGACTCCTCCCCCGCCTCGGCGCCGGCATCGACTTCGGGTTCCTCTCCGGCGTCGGCCTCACCTGCGGCGATGCGTTCGTAGACGGCGATGAGCTCGCGCACGCGATCCTCGTCGATGAGGAACTTCACCATCGGGGAGATCTCGAAGCGGTCCTCGCCAGCCTTGTGGAGCACCCGCAGCCGGTTGCTCATCCGCGACCACGCACCGTTGAGGTTGCGTTGGAACGTCGATTCGTCGCCGGTGCGGTAGATCGCGAGGCGCTCATAGACCTCGTCGCGGTCGACGATGACGCGCTTCTCCCCCGGCGCGGCCAGCAGCAGCTGTCGGAGCACGAGCAGCATGGCCGTGTCGAGGAAGGTCAGGCGTTCGCTGCGCACTGCGGCGGGGGCGTCGATTTCGTCGGTGACGATTTTACGGGTGAACGCGAATTCGTCGACACGGTCGATGACGAGGTCGAGGAACAGGTCATGCAGGCGTGAGCGGACGAGGCCTTCGTCGGCGACGAGCGCGGCCCACAGCTGCGGGGCCTGGGTGCCGGACACGTATGGTCCCTTGAGCAGTTCGAGCAGCACTCGGCGGGTGCGCTCTCCCAGCGTTCCTGTGTCTCCGGACCACAGTCCACTGGGGTTGTGGTCGAAGCCGTCCGCGGATGTCGCGGTCGACTCGGCGACAGAATCGGTGGATTCCCTCGCCGAGGCGGCTCCCACCTCGGCGGGGGCTGTGTCGTTGTCGTGGTCGGTGGGGCTCATAGGGTGATGCCTTCGGTGAAGTAGTGGCGGCGGATCGCGGCGGTGCGGGCGATGCCGTCGACGCCGGTCCACGTGAGGATTTCGCGGTTGCCGACATCGACGTGGCCATAGGTGCTGGCCAGGGACAACAGGCCGACGACGCTGGCCAGGCCCTGGGTCGCGGGGTGGGTTTCGAGCACCTCGGCGACGGAGGCCTCGTGCGTGGAAGTAACGACGGAGTTGATGTTCTCGGTGAGTTCGGCGAAGTCGATCTCGGATTCGCGAGCGACGGCGATGAGTTCGGCGAAGTCGATCTCTGAGTCAGTGGCCTCACCGAGTTCCGCTCCGGCGTCGAACTCCTCGGGGTCGTGGAGGATGACCTCGCCGACGCTGCCCAGCGACACGCTTGAGAGTTCGAGGTCGATGCCGATCTCATCGTAGGGCTTGAGCTCCTGCGACACGGGCGCGGCCGCGGCGAGGCCCTCCTGGAGAAGGGTGCGCATGACGCGGTCGCGTTGGAATTCGTGGGAGTGGACATAACGACGCAGGCCCCGAGCGAATTCGGTGAGGATGTCCGAGACCTCGTGGGAGCCGTCTTTCATCTGGCGCATCAAGGTGCGCAGGGAACGGCGAGTGGCAAGGGAGAGCGTGGCGGAGAAGTCCCGGTCGAGGATGGCCGCGATGTCATCGTCGAAGGCCGCGGACTGTTCGGGGTCACGGACGAGCGCGGAGAACGCCGAGAACGTGCGGCCCTCGTCAGAGGACTCGATGAGGTCGACGCCGCGGAAGACCTCGTCCAGTACTTGTGATTGGGAGTCCTCGGCGGCCAGTATCGAGATCCGCAGCTCCTGGTTGAGCTCTTCGAAGCGGGCGCGCACGCGGGCGAAGTCGGCGGGCAGGCCCTGTGCCTGTTGGAGGATGTCGCCCACGCGTTCGTTTGCGCGCCTGCGATCGAGGACGACCGATCGCGGGTCGCCGCGGCGGACTCGGGCGATCTCGGCATCGATGCGGTCGCGTTCGGCGCGGAGAGCAGCCAGTCGGCGGGAGCTGTCCGGGTCGGTGTCGATGGCCAGCTGACGCACGGACTGGGCGAGGCTGACCAGTCGGGATTCGGTGGCGGTCTGCGGAGGTGTGCGCAGCTGTTCGAGCATGCGGATGGCGTCGAAGCCGGCGGCGGAGAGTTCGTAGGTCTCGCCTCTGGCCCCGGTGGCGGGCCGGCGGACGAGGATCTCCGCGCGTCGCCAGTCATCACAGTAGGCCTTCGCGGTCCGCAGCGAGAGGTCGAAGTGATCGCGGAGCTCTTCGAGGTCGGCATCGATGCTTTCGTGCAGATCCTCGGTGTTCATCCTGGTGCCGGGCCTGCCGAGGTGGGCGTCGAGGGTTCCGGCCATGACGGCGAGGTTGTCGGCCCGGAGCATGCGCAGGGTGGCATTCGATTCGAGCAGACGCCGGTAGGCGAGCGCGGAGGACAGGGCGGACATAGCAACTATTCTCGACGCACCGGCGGGTCCGCGCCAATTCGCGGCTCAGCGCCAGCGCATGCGCAGCACCGAGGTCATCGACCAAGGATCGCCTCCGCGCACGGCTGCAAGGATGCCGGCCCCGCCGGGACTGCGGGTGTAGATCGGTTCACCTCCTCCGATCCAGGTGTCCCAGGCGTCGGCGAAGGCCACGGCGCGTTCCTTCTTCGTCCCCAGCACGGCGGGCACGCCCACCCAGATCGGGTCAGCCTTCTGGGCGGTGCCGGTCCCCCACTTCAACTGCGTCCACCAGCCGCGCAGCCCGTGGGCGCGCCTCGGCAGCTGCCAGCACGGAAGCAGGTACCGCGGTTCACCGATCGGTGACACCGCTTCGTCGAGGGAGAGAGCGAAGGCCTCCGCCGAGGCGGGATCCGCGTCGAGGTGACACCGCAGGTCACCGCGTGCATCGATCCTCATCCGCACCGCGTCGGCTCCGGAACTGCTCAGCTCGAGGGAATGAAGCGCCTCGGCGACGGCACCGGCGATCTGCGCGACTGTCGGGGTGACCCCGTAGATGCGGTGCCTGCGACCGCCGGCAATGGTGAGGACGCAGGGCAGGCTCAGCAGCAGTCCGACGGCGATGATGCCGAGGATCCACGCCGCGGCTCCGCTGCTCAGCACCGCTGTCGCCAACATGAGGAGACCCGCCGTTGCCCAGACGAGGACGATCGGCATGCGAAGAGTGATGGGGAGGATCTTTCCGGGGTCGCCGTCGCGGTGCCGCGGCTTCGGGATGATGCCTTCAGCACCAGCAGCGGCATCAGCAGTGGCACGAGCGCTGTCGGAGGCGTTTTTCGTCGGTGCAATCTCGGGCCGGGGATGATCGGCGACGATGCGCACCGACCGCAGCTCCTCGTCGCGGTAGTCCGCGCCGACGTTCCACCGTTGCGCCACCTCGGTGCGGGCTTGCGCACGCGTGATCATCCGCGCATTGATGGCGTCGATATCGTCCTTGGGCGGGTGGAACGGCGAGAACGCGGGGTCGATATGGGCGACGCCGTCGACGATCTCGCCGCTTGCGTCAGTGCCGAAGAAGCCGTCGTGCTTGCGCACGAGTCGGGTCCAGTCCTGTCCTCCGCGCGGGTGGTCTGGGCTGATGCACACGACGGTCCAGTTGAGGGCGACCTTCTGTGCCCAGTTCGGATCTTCGCGCAGCGCCCGGCCGCGGGTCTGCGTCACGGCGGTCGGGGTGGTCGCGGTGGTGAGGTCGATGAGTCCGGTCACGGCCGGTGCATCCCAACCTTCGCCGAGTAGCGCCCGGGTGCCGATGAGCACCTGCGCTGCTCCGGAGGTGAAGAACGAGGTCACGTACGGCACCCAGTCACGGCTCGTCCAACGCCCGTCGATGCGGCTGACACCGGTGATGGGATCAGTGACGCTGAGCCGGGCGGCGAGGTCGGCGTCGTCGCCGGCGATGAAGTCGATGAGCGCGCGCAGCACGTCCGGTGGTCCCGCGACGGTGCGCCCGGAGACGAGCAGCGGGTTCAGATGTGCCGTCTGGGAGTCGGCGGCCAAGCCCTCAAGAGTCAGGAGTGCGGATCCGGACCGTTCGTCGAGGACCGCGCGGACATCTGCGGCCAAGGTCGCGGTGGCGGACTCGAAGTCGCAGAGGACGAGCATCCGCAGGTGGTCGCCGAGGGTCGCCGCTTCAACTGCGGCGATGTCGACACAGGCGCGCGGCTTCGACGCCGAGTGGGACAGGACCCGGTCGGCCGGGGACCGGCCGGCGGCGATTCCGTGGCGCGTCCAGCGGCAGCCGATCGCGGGCAGCCGTCGGCGAATCTCCTCGGCGAGGTCCTGGTCGGACGCGGAGTCGGAGACGAGCAGGTGGTGTTGCATCCAGTCTTCGATGAGCCGGGCCCAGTCATCGGTGTCGGGGTCGCGGCGGTGCTGTTCGCCGGGTCGGGCTCCGGGAGGCAGACGCAGCAGAGCGGCGTGGTGGAGGCGCAGGGCCGCATCGCAGAGTTCAGGTCGCTGCCGGCTCATCGTCTGCCAGTCCACCGATTCGGCACGGTCGCCGAGGAATCGTCGGTCCACCCATTCGAGCAGCCCGATCGTGCCCTGGCCGGGGTCGAGGATGCCGGTGATGAACTCGGTGTGCCTTTCGGCCTGGGCCGACAGCCAGTCCTGTTCCTCCCGGGTGGGTTCGGTGACCCAGACGAGGTCCGCGAAGGGCACGAGGTCGCCTTCTCTGACGAGGGCGGGGATGGACGCGGAGTAGCGGACGGAGGAGAAGAGGTCGGCGACGAGTTCCCGGTGTCGGGTCGACATCGTCGCTGGTGGGGTGGCGGTGAGTCCGAGCACCCATACGTCGGGAAGCAGGGCGAGCAGGTCCGACAGCAGACGTCCCCAGACCTCGAGCAGGTGGTGGCATTCGTCGAGGATGAGCAGTGTCGGACCACCGTCGACGAGGCTCTCGACAAGGGCCCTGCCACCAGCGGCCAGGGAGTCGAGCAGGTCGCCACCTGGTCCAGAGGCGGGGGAATCGGTTAAGCGGTCCTCGAGGTCGCGGTCCGTGGTGCGAGTGTCGTCCTCACGGTCGACGGTCTCCCGTTCCGTGTCGAAGACGGCCAGGGACTGGTAGGTCAGAGCGGTGAAGGTCTGGGTGAGTTCGCGTGTGCCTCCGGCGGGAGGACGCCCCTCGCCGAGGCGGTTCCATTCCTTGGCCCATTGACCTTGGATCGCCGTATTCGGGCCGAATGCCACGACCTGCTCGACGAGCTTCCGGTCGAGCAGGTGGGTCGCGTAGTCGATGCCGACGCGGGTCTTTCCCGCACCGGGAGGCAGGACGATCCAGGATCGGCGCTCATCGGCAGCGGATCCGTCGCGCAGAGTCGCGAGCGCTTCGTCTTGGTGGCGGCGCAATGGCGGTTGCATCGCAGCCGCCTCCCGTACGTTCTCAGTCATCCCCGCGCCCGCCGAAGACGTCCGGGTCAACAGGGCGGTCCCGCTTGGACATCTTGGTCACGACACGACAGTAGGACTCGAGGACAAGATCGTGAAGCAGTTCGGCATCGAGCCGGTCGCCGCCAGCACCGTCTCCTTCGCCGGCCACGGTGATCCAGTGCTTCTTATTCATATGATATCCGGGTGAGATCTCCGCATAGGCATCTCTCAGCACCTCACCGTCGAGGGGATCGATCTTGAGGTTGAGGCTCGGGACTCCGCGCAGCTCATAGGCCATCATGAACATCTTCCCGCGTACCTTGTAGACAGCGTTGTCAGGACCGAAGGGATAGGCGATCTCGACAGACGGGTACTGCATGGCCTGCTCGTGGGCCAGGCGGAGCACTGTATCGGGATCCATGCGTGGAGATTAGCAAACGGCACGGACGCAGAACCGACGACGGCTTCTGCGCACGAACTGACGATAGACTCGAATCATGCCTGAGACCACACCCCGCACCGCCCCTCACCTGCTCTTGGCCGCTCTCGGCGGCACCATTGCATCGACCGCCGATGCATCAGGCGGAGTCGCCCCAGCACTCAGCGGAGCGGAGATCGCCGCGGCCGCGGGCCTCGACCAGGTCTGGCCGGATCTGCAGGCCGATTTCACTCAGGTCGCTCAGGTCTCGAGTGCGAATGTCACCCTTGAGATGCTCTTCGACGTCGTCGATCTCGCCCGCACGTCCACGGCCGATGGCATCGTGCTGACCCAGGGCACCGACACCCTCGAGGAGTCGGCGTTCGGTCTGTGGTTGCTCAATGACTCGGGAACGCACATCGCTGCCACCGGGGCCATGCGCAATCCGACTCTGCCCGGAGCCGACGGACCGGCCAACGTCCGGGCGGCCGCGCTCACTGCCCTGTCCGACCAGGTCGGCAACCTGCCTGCATCCCTGGTGTTCAACGACGAGGTCCACGATCCGAGGTTCGTGTCGAAGTCGCACACGACGTCGACCGCGGCGTTCTCCTCCGGTCCCGTCCTCGGGGCGATAGGGTGGCTGAGCGAGGATGACCTCCATCTCCCGCACGCACCCCAGACTCCGACGTCTCCGTTCGCCGGCCTGTCCCGTCCGTCCCAGCTGAGCAAGGTCGCCCTCGCCGAGGTGGGGATGGGCGAACCGGCAGAGACCCTTGATCTCATCGCCGGTTCCGGCTTCGCCGGCGCCGTGATCTCCGGGGTCGGAGGTGGGCACGTCCCCGAGGACCTGCTGCCCGCCGTGACCCGCCTGACGGAGGCGATGCCCGTGGTGCTCGCCTCCCGCACCGGATCAGGTGCGAGCCTGCGCCTAACCTACGGCTACCCCGGCGGAGAGATCGGCCTGCTCGAGACCGGACTCGTTCCCGCCGGAATCCTCGATGCCCGCAAGGCCCGCATCGTGCTCAGCCTCGCATTGAGCTTCGGACTCGACCCGGCCGAGGTGTTCGCTCACTTCGCGTGAATCCGGCTCACACCGGGCGGGTCGAACCCCGCACCACGAGTTCGGGCGTGAACCGGCGATCATGATGATCGTCTGAAGCCGATGCGTTCTCGTGCAGAAGCGTTTCCACCGCGGTCCGTCCCAACAGCTCCGCCGGCTGCCGAACTGACGTCAGGGGAACGATCGTCGAGAACGCATAGTCGATGTCGTCATAGCCGACGATCGCGATGTCGTCAGGGATCCTCAGGTCGCTGAACATGATGACCGCCTGCATGAACCCGACCGCCAACAGGTCATTGGCGCAGAAGACCGCGTCGGGTCGCTGGTCCGCCGGCTGACCGACGACCTCTTCGCCCGCATCGCGCCCCGCCAGGATCGTCAGCTCCGGGGTGCTGTAGACAGGCAGTTCGAGTCCGGACTCGCGTGCCCTCTCTGCGGCTCCGGCCAAGCGATCGGACACCTGCGGCAGCGACTGCGGCCCCCCGATGAAGGCCGGACGCCTGCAGCCTCCGGCAATGATGTGGTCGAGTGCCATCCGTCCCCCGGCGATGTTGTCCACCGTCACCGAGGACAGGGCATAGCCGTTCGAGCCCCGGTCGACGAGCATGACAGGCGTACCCCGGGCCGCAATCGCTTCGAGCCGCGACAGGTCAGAGCCGGTCGGAGTCACAAGCAGACCGTTGACCCGCTGCTCGGCGAAGAGGTCGAGATACTTCCCCTCCCGCTGCTCATCGGTGCCCGAATCGCCGATGAGCAGGGCCAGTCCGGCCTCGTCACAAGCCTGCCGGGCACCATGCGCAACGGAAGCGAAGAACGGGTTCGAGGTGTCGAGCACGACGAGGCCGAGACTGCTGCTGTGCCCCGAACGCAGCTGTCGGGCGGCAGCATTGCGAACGAATCCGAGCTCCTCGATGGCGGCGTTGACCTTCGCAGCCGTCGCCTCGGCGACCTTCGATGACCCGTTGACCACATGCGAAACGGTACCGACCGAGACTCCGGCTCGGTCCGCGACCTCGCGCATACTCACTTTCGCCATGAGTCTCCCTCTGTGATCAGTGCTGTTGCCCTACGACTCGTTGCCGACGGCATGTCTCATTGTGCCTGACACCGCGGAGTTCCGGCCGTCGCAATCACCGTCGCTCAGACAGCTTCCGGCCACCGTCTTGATGTGACCTCGATGACATGCTAGCGTTCTCATCATCATATTGAAACGTTTCAATTCATCGCC
Protein-coding regions in this window:
- a CDS encoding MFS transporter, translating into MTTDKPRGGLAALCVAELVCWGLLYYSLPVAVTPISDDTGWSHTTVTAALTVGLIVSALVGPSVGRLLDAHGPKLIMGTGTVIGVVALALVAIAPNLPVFFLAWVLAGFAQAATLYPPAFAVVTRWYGSERTKPLTTITLVGGLASTVFAPIIAWLIDVCGWRGTYWVLAGLLVVLALPMHLFFLNRTWTDEAAASLVKPSRDELRQVTRHPRFITLQIAVAIATFTLFAVTINIIPLIIERGADYSLAAIALGLVGFGQVAGRFGYPSLERHTSTRARTVVLFASGAVGLWLLALIPGPIWLLIGIAMLGGGVRGCMTLLQATAVSDRWGTRNFGAVNGVFVAPITAGTALAPVAGPALAGVLGGYPMMAVAMAGLLTLATALSVRT
- a CDS encoding Wadjet anti-phage system protein JetD domain-containing protein; the protein is MTMLSVAEARAKARKRLTSSMAAWAAEHVEEVRVEIALHPPTEKQVLTDQAAAANWAANWRALEGKAGDTAGFTIDWDDRNWTRVGRQQVPVRLRLTTPAEVAAFVGGDTARDWRILRDRAQLIRERLGPASNGTEAIGDADAEADEDKTSLAAAIRSQAKRILSLSAPVFATVVDVVDWLGAHRLGSLRPRQLPIRGVDSKWFETHRSLVTALLTGIGRPDAVTVLDAEPRLRMRILDPRLLDVPLEDITAPISQLGRLPVSPRLVFVFENLESVLAMPEWPGAVAVHGSGYAVDGVARLDWVAGARVIYWGDLDSHGFAILNRLRSHLPKVESVLMDEATLLAHADLWVPEPTPTTGAFSTLTGTEARAFERLRAEGSVRLEQERIPWDTALNRLRTAAGAGTSGRLGGGADVDVVCSPLDPHRLGEVTDDDR
- a CDS encoding ATP-binding protein, translated to MTEALFPLDAAFVADQARARGANRPDVGSQWRLSEIQIANWGTFDSDIHRIPVSHKGHLITGPSGSGKSSLLDGIAAVLTPDKWLRFNVAAQTAGARLDQRSLVSYVRGAWTRTADSDEDRVVSKYLRPRATWSGIILRYDNGSDRPLSLARLFFIKGSATKATDLSDACILERADLDLSDLQHYARSGLETRKLKADHPDAVITSNGSHGKFYARMRKTFGMADESALQLLHKTQSAKSLDSLDRLFRDHMLETPVTFDLADTAVAQFGDLKDAHDHVVQLRKQRDHLLQLREAASRFETANDIAAKSIALSEALLPYQKRRELDILRADLSALTRQIVELEVTADRVKRDFDAAVDEYDLARRATLELGGSEAEHLQQRIDTAETERRAIAERWASLARQLEQAGIERAPTTAAEFAELQAQIASSLDDDMQVAGPSHADHDRFSQARAKVRELEGEIESLRRSGSTVPNNLLAIRSELAAGTGLSERALPFAAELIEVDPDEARWTGAIERVLRPMALTVLVRAENLSAVRTWVDAHRIRGRLVFEEIPHSVPSPRPVGSEKSLVTKVRVSDTGFGDWVRTTLSERFDFACVDYPDELDDHPRAVTVKGQIKTSRTRYEKDDRRAIDDRSQWVLGDREAKLEALVESLKEAQSELAAAEQVVAAADAETAQAHRRRGILAGIREQSWRDVDRDGAAERVTTLERQLAELEDADGDLQQAIGAEREAKAVKDSAETARSEADYALRRANEESTGLRSNITRIEDDVNSGRVAVVEGHLGEQLDERFRKIQRSIKRENLAEVGQQVSQVLQEEKDRAQAEASRSGQSVTRLAAEFKAAWPSVSSQLTAEVDDRRAYLAMLDEIEAHGLPDHENRFRDLLQQRSRDLIGELLNEIHAAPREIEDRVAPINSSLLRSQFDEDRYLRLKVKTRRSETVNAFIADLRLVASGSWGEDDMETAEKKYDTLAEVMRRFASSEHVDKVWKTQCLDTRLHVSFLAEEIDDHGRAHATYDSGAAMSGGQQQKLVIFCLAAALRYQLADPDEAISKYGTIILDEAFDKADTRYTRMALDIFIEFGFHMVLATPQKLLQTIEPYVGAATSIENPSRQKTLTSTMVWDESVRGEASGADSGSESGSADGAGEESVGSGGTGGSPGSDSSESVRVDGEVELEFEESDAQ